In one Mycobacterium heckeshornense genomic region, the following are encoded:
- a CDS encoding DUF6262 family protein encodes MRSDNSIHLVTAARQRHELTRAKALATLHELDRTGTPITFSTVADAAGVSRSWLYAQNDVKDEIQRLRARNQPRPTPTIPARQQASDQSLRQRLDIALCRNRELTDENQRLRRQLAVVLGQNRETPPQPHRNRITIGPC; translated from the coding sequence ATGCGCTCTGACAACAGCATTCACCTCGTCACCGCTGCCCGCCAACGCCACGAACTCACCCGCGCCAAAGCTCTGGCCACCCTGCACGAACTCGACCGCACCGGCACGCCCATCACTTTCAGCACCGTCGCCGACGCCGCAGGCGTCTCCCGTTCCTGGCTCTACGCCCAGAACGACGTCAAAGACGAGATCCAGCGCCTGCGCGCACGCAACCAGCCCCGGCCGACCCCAACGATTCCGGCCCGACAACAGGCAAGCGACCAATCCTTGCGCCAGCGCCTCGACATCGCACTATGCCGCAACCGCGAACTCACCGACGAAAACCAGCGGCTACGCCGCCAACTCGCCGTCGTTCTCGGCCAGAACCGCGAGACCCCACCCCAGCCACATCGCAATCGGATAACGATCGGACCATGCTAA
- a CDS encoding DUF732 domain-containing protein, whose product MKRGSWLVALIVAATFSGGVLALAPRAHAVPAPEVEYLGDITVRRQYSFANAADAINYAHGICDKISNGASYTQVMGDVKSGVRPNDECAANYLVSYAVNIFCPAQLWQLRDSAANYLPPPANER is encoded by the coding sequence ATGAAGCGCGGTAGTTGGTTGGTCGCTCTCATCGTTGCCGCGACGTTCAGCGGCGGCGTACTGGCGCTGGCACCGCGGGCACATGCCGTCCCGGCGCCCGAGGTGGAGTATTTGGGTGACATCACGGTGCGGCGGCAATACAGCTTTGCCAATGCCGCCGATGCCATCAACTACGCCCACGGGATCTGCGACAAGATCAGCAACGGCGCCAGCTACACCCAGGTAATGGGTGATGTGAAAAGCGGCGTGCGACCCAACGACGAGTGCGCGGCTAATTACCTGGTCTCGTACGCGGTGAACATCTTTTGTCCTGCCCAGCTCTGGCAGTTGCGCGACTCCGCGGCCAACTACCTGCCGCCACCTGCGAACGAAAGATGA
- a CDS encoding AMP-binding protein, whose translation MVTGAADRVLGDWLREEAAADPDRPFVQCGGGWVTLAELDQRSDVVAAGLQGLGVEVGDRVAIILPNSIDYIVLVYAIAKAGAVQVPVNTYLRGEFLLHPLLESGATLAVCDLEPLHQVVPLVPKLPALTNLVLVDGASPDPTTTLPQLRFASLEESGRTLIPPALTPDDLCAIMYTSGISSFQSLKRVSPESPAPRIMEKSLQSRPVRAAVTF comes from the coding sequence ATGGTTACCGGCGCCGCAGACCGCGTCCTAGGCGACTGGCTGCGTGAGGAGGCGGCCGCGGATCCCGACCGGCCGTTTGTGCAGTGCGGCGGCGGCTGGGTCACCCTCGCCGAGCTGGACCAGCGTTCCGATGTCGTGGCCGCCGGCCTGCAGGGTCTCGGCGTGGAGGTGGGCGACCGGGTGGCCATCATCCTGCCCAACAGCATCGACTACATCGTTCTCGTCTACGCGATCGCCAAAGCCGGCGCGGTGCAGGTGCCCGTCAACACCTATCTGCGCGGCGAGTTCCTCCTACATCCGCTACTCGAGTCCGGCGCAACCCTCGCGGTATGCGACCTCGAGCCCCTCCACCAGGTCGTCCCCCTCGTCCCGAAGCTTCCCGCGTTGACGAACCTCGTTCTGGTCGATGGCGCGTCGCCGGATCCAACGACGACGCTCCCGCAGCTGCGGTTTGCAAGTTTGGAGGAGAGCGGGCGCACTCTGATACCGCCAGCGCTGACACCCGATGACCTGTGCGCGATTATGTACACCTCGGGCATCAGCTCATTTCAAAGCCTCAAGCGGGTCTCGCCCGAATCCCCAGCTCCCAGGATCATGGAGAAGAGCCTTCAATCCCGACCGGTTCGCGCCGCAGTGACGTTCTAG
- a CDS encoding enoyl-CoA hydratase/isomerase family protein encodes MSSTELGAEPASEKIDPAVLTEYPADGVTVLRLNRPQRLNAINSELIDSLLDAVDAVRRDRHCRAVVLTGAGRGFCAGADLEGYGTPRGWEDPRELRLNYAVQEHLATAVTSLTDLPVPVIAAVNGPAAGGGMALAVAADIRIMSTRASFNVAFVKVGLSGCDLGLSWLLPRTIGTGRAFELMLTGRKVDADEAVQIGLANRVVAEDRLIDEALETAALMAANSPWGVRMTKQVMWSQLEVGSLRAGMELENRTQVLSTYTGDVAEAMAAFQERRPPRWT; translated from the coding sequence ATGTCAAGCACTGAGCTCGGCGCCGAGCCGGCCAGCGAAAAGATCGATCCCGCGGTGCTGACCGAGTATCCCGCCGACGGGGTCACCGTGCTGCGACTTAACCGCCCGCAGCGCCTCAACGCCATCAACAGCGAGCTCATCGACTCCCTACTCGACGCCGTCGACGCCGTCCGTCGCGACCGGCACTGCCGTGCTGTGGTGCTCACCGGAGCGGGCCGCGGATTCTGCGCCGGAGCCGATCTCGAGGGATACGGCACGCCGCGCGGGTGGGAAGACCCTCGTGAGCTGCGGCTGAACTACGCCGTCCAGGAGCACCTAGCCACCGCGGTGACCTCGTTGACCGATCTGCCCGTACCGGTCATCGCCGCGGTCAATGGTCCCGCGGCCGGCGGTGGGATGGCGCTGGCGGTCGCCGCGGACATCCGCATCATGAGCACCCGCGCGAGTTTCAACGTGGCCTTCGTCAAGGTCGGTCTGTCGGGCTGCGACCTGGGGCTGTCCTGGCTGTTGCCGCGCACCATCGGCACCGGACGCGCCTTTGAACTGATGCTGACCGGCCGGAAGGTCGATGCCGACGAGGCCGTCCAGATCGGGCTGGCCAATCGGGTGGTGGCAGAGGACCGGTTAATCGACGAAGCGCTGGAGACCGCCGCGCTAATGGCGGCGAACAGCCCGTGGGGGGTGCGGATGACCAAGCAGGTCATGTGGTCCCAGCTGGAGGTGGGCAGCCTGCGGGCCGGGATGGAGCTGGAGAACAGAACTCAGGTGCTCAGCACCTACACCGGCGACGTCGCCGAGGCGATGGCGGCGTTCCAGGAGCGGCGGCCGCCGAGATGGACGTGA
- a CDS encoding tyrosine-type recombinase/integrase, with translation MTAPEINGPVLRGLLGRLMAVVRPEFRSDVLEFPADDLVFGGGACRVPGCQRSARGHGFCRGHGQRWVDAGRPDPEVFAATTDPRWRRQQPNQRCAVDGCGYGTARGGLCSMHAWRWEHAGRPDRDRWLAAAPAVKQPAAGAVCRIEHCLLWPQASSPFCHAHTNAWRCHGRPDPGEFADGFVPTGLPANETIRLGALAPALRLEMQYALQCRHDQRRGKATPTIVGRVVRLLVAAEVSSLLDHDEAGWRQRSGQLDSNARGLLMFAHRVVADLAEGDGWDSEYGRDVWRMHRLGFEGHRSLRFTSITQPWLRELAKRFVRLRLSRGLGLEAGGGRPVLAITRFSAFLSRTGVDRIDQLDRPLLEHYLADLSELSIERRRSHIGALNALFTAIRQHHWHSGLAATVTFYNEDYPHRAELLPRALAEQVMTQIEHPANLGRFDNPTYRLITIVLMRSGLRVTDALRLRADCITTDPEGAPYLRYFNHKMRRDALVPIDTDLVDQINEHRRRTLERWPGGTPILFPRPTKNVDGTQPLGTPTYRAALLRWLAACDIRDDTGQPVHLTPHRWRHTLGTRLINRDVPQEVVRRILDHDSPQMTAHYARMHDTTVRRAWEAARKVDITGRTVVFDPDGPLSDAVWAKQRLAQATQALPNGYCGLPLQQSCPHANACLTCPMFLTTAEFLPQHRTQRQQTLELITTAEARGQTRLAEMNRTVLTNLDTIIDSLNTSQDTEHAL, from the coding sequence GTGACCGCCCCGGAGATCAACGGCCCGGTTCTGCGGGGCCTGCTGGGCCGGTTGATGGCGGTTGTCCGTCCCGAATTCCGCAGTGATGTCCTGGAATTCCCCGCCGACGACCTGGTGTTCGGCGGGGGAGCCTGCCGGGTTCCCGGCTGCCAGCGCAGCGCACGAGGCCACGGGTTCTGCCGGGGCCATGGCCAGCGGTGGGTCGATGCCGGTCGACCCGACCCGGAGGTGTTCGCGGCGACGACCGATCCGCGGTGGCGGCGTCAGCAGCCGAACCAGCGGTGCGCGGTCGACGGCTGTGGTTATGGCACCGCCCGCGGTGGGTTGTGTTCCATGCACGCCTGGCGCTGGGAGCATGCGGGCAGGCCGGATCGTGACCGCTGGCTGGCTGCGGCTCCGGCGGTCAAACAGCCTGCGGCAGGGGCGGTTTGCCGCATCGAGCACTGCCTGCTCTGGCCGCAGGCCAGCTCACCGTTCTGCCATGCTCACACCAACGCCTGGCGCTGCCACGGCCGCCCGGACCCTGGTGAGTTCGCCGACGGGTTCGTCCCGACCGGCCTGCCCGCCAACGAGACCATCCGTTTGGGGGCGCTGGCGCCGGCGCTGCGGCTGGAGATGCAGTACGCGCTGCAGTGCCGCCACGACCAGCGCCGCGGCAAGGCCACCCCGACCATCGTCGGCCGGGTGGTGCGGCTGCTGGTCGCCGCCGAGGTCAGCTCGCTGCTCGACCACGACGAAGCCGGCTGGCGGCAGCGGTCGGGCCAGTTGGACTCCAACGCCCGCGGACTGCTGATGTTCGCTCACCGCGTCGTCGCCGACCTCGCCGAGGGCGACGGCTGGGACAGCGAATACGGTCGTGACGTCTGGCGCATGCACCGGCTCGGCTTCGAAGGACACCGGAGTCTGCGGTTCACCAGCATCACCCAGCCCTGGCTGCGGGAGTTGGCCAAACGCTTTGTCCGGCTGCGTCTTTCCCGCGGACTGGGCCTGGAAGCCGGCGGCGGGCGCCCGGTCTTGGCGATCACCCGGTTCTCGGCGTTCCTGTCCCGCACCGGCGTCGACCGCATCGATCAGCTCGACCGGCCGCTGCTCGAGCACTACCTCGCCGACCTGAGCGAGTTGAGCATCGAACGCCGCCGCAGCCACATCGGCGCGCTCAACGCGCTGTTCACCGCGATCCGCCAGCACCACTGGCACTCGGGCCTCGCCGCCACGGTCACCTTCTACAACGAGGACTACCCGCACCGCGCCGAGTTGCTGCCCCGGGCACTGGCCGAGCAGGTCATGACCCAGATCGAACACCCGGCCAACCTCGGCCGGTTCGACAACCCCACCTACCGGCTGATCACCATCGTGCTCATGCGCAGCGGATTGCGGGTCACCGACGCGCTGCGGCTGCGCGCCGACTGCATCACCACCGACCCCGAAGGCGCCCCCTACCTGCGCTACTTCAATCACAAGATGCGCCGCGACGCCCTGGTCCCCATCGACACCGACCTGGTCGACCAGATCAACGAACACCGCCGCCGCACCCTCGAGCGCTGGCCGGGCGGCACACCGATCCTGTTCCCGCGCCCCACCAAGAACGTCGACGGCACGCAGCCGTTGGGAACACCCACATACCGGGCCGCGCTGCTGCGCTGGCTGGCCGCCTGCGACATCCGCGACGACACCGGCCAGCCGGTCCACCTGACGCCTCACCGCTGGCGTCACACTCTCGGCACCCGGCTGATCAACCGGGATGTTCCGCAGGAGGTCGTGCGCCGCATCCTCGACCACGACTCACCACAGATGACCGCCCACTACGCCCGAATGCACGACACCACCGTCAGACGGGCTTGGGAAGCCGCCCGCAAGGTCGATATCACCGGCCGCACAGTGGTTTTCGACCCAGATGGGCCACTCTCCGACGCCGTCTGGGCCAAACAGCGCCTGGCCCAAGCAACCCAGGCCCTGCCCAACGGCTACTGTGGGCTGCCGCTGCAGCAGTCCTGCCCGCACGCCAACGCCTGCCTGACCTGCCCCATGTTCCTCACCACCGCCGAGTTCCTGCCCCAGCACCGCACGCAACGCCAACAGACCCTGGAACTGATCACCACCGCCGAGGCCCGCGGCCAGACACGGCTGGCCGAGATGAACCGCACCGTCCTGACCAACCTCGACACCATCATCGACAGCCTCAACACCTCACAGGACACCGAACATGCGCTCTGA
- a CDS encoding IS110 family transposase: MTMVGGFDVHRKQITFDYVDDDGLVHWGQIRPATRKTLRAWLAEHCSAGDAEFALEGCTGWRYVSEELAAAGVGAHLGDPAEIAALRGRKKRAKTDRADAKLLRTLLLQGRFPESWIPPAHVLEIRSLGRLYCTLMDERRAWQQRIHAHLFHQGCPPIRALLSAAGRAALAHAELSATGRRYVDTALRRIDELSIEIAPLRTQLVNFAKRQPGCQALQGHYGIGWLCAAIIWAEIGDARRFGSSDQLVRFAGLDVTVYSSDDKRSPGHLSRQGSPQLRWAAFEAAKCAARRGSPDCAYYHRLVAKHDGHNGKNPTLAVERKILRRCYHTLRELADAALALPVPEPEEVAA, from the coding sequence ATGACGATGGTAGGCGGTTTTGACGTGCACCGGAAGCAGATCACGTTCGATTACGTGGACGACGACGGGTTGGTGCACTGGGGTCAGATCCGTCCGGCGACGCGGAAGACGTTGCGGGCGTGGCTGGCCGAGCACTGCTCGGCCGGGGACGCGGAGTTCGCACTGGAGGGCTGCACCGGGTGGCGGTATGTCAGCGAGGAGCTGGCGGCTGCGGGGGTGGGTGCGCATCTGGGGGATCCGGCAGAGATCGCGGCGCTGCGGGGGCGCAAGAAGCGCGCCAAGACCGATCGCGCCGATGCAAAGTTGCTGCGCACGCTGCTGTTGCAGGGCCGATTCCCGGAATCGTGGATCCCGCCGGCTCATGTGCTGGAGATCCGCAGCTTGGGCCGGTTGTACTGCACGCTGATGGACGAGCGGCGCGCCTGGCAGCAGCGCATCCACGCGCACTTGTTCCACCAGGGCTGTCCGCCGATTCGGGCGCTGTTATCTGCAGCGGGCCGCGCCGCGCTCGCGCATGCTGAGCTGTCGGCGACGGGACGCCGGTATGTGGATACCGCGCTGCGGCGCATTGATGAACTCAGCATCGAGATCGCGCCGCTGCGAACACAATTGGTGAACTTCGCCAAACGCCAGCCGGGCTGCCAGGCGCTGCAGGGCCACTATGGCATCGGGTGGTTGTGCGCGGCGATCATCTGGGCCGAGATCGGCGATGCCCGCCGATTCGGTAGCTCCGATCAGCTGGTGCGCTTCGCTGGCCTCGATGTCACCGTCTACTCCTCCGACGACAAACGCTCACCGGGGCACCTGTCCCGGCAGGGCTCGCCGCAGCTGCGGTGGGCGGCGTTCGAGGCGGCCAAGTGCGCGGCCCGCCGCGGCTCCCCTGATTGCGCCTACTACCACAGGCTGGTGGCCAAGCACGACGGCCACAACGGCAAGAACCCGACGCTGGCGGTAGAGCGCAAAATCCTGCGCCGCTGCTATCACACCCTGCGCGAGCTCGCTGATGCCGCCCTGGCGCTACCCGTCCCCGAACCCGAGGAGGTGGCCGCCTAA
- a CDS encoding TIGR03617 family F420-dependent LLM class oxidoreductase — protein MKLDGILPAPSWAQVGATARRMEELGFDGLLTSEVTQDPFLPLALAAATTERLDLGTSIAVAFPRSPMHLAQVGRDLQANSGGRFILGLGSQVKAHVERRYSASFDHPAARMREMVLAIRAIWDSWEHSTPLKFEGEFFRHTLMTPFFDPGPSGHGPARIFVAAVGPLMTEVAGEVADGMFVHGFSTERNLRELTLPALERGLRKSGRDRADVELSYPLFVITGEDEAELEKADAAVREQIAFYAATPSYRPVLELHGWGAIQPQMQALAKDGRWKEMGARLPTELVDAFAVRGAVDELPATISKRYGDIIDRVSLYAPYRPEPERWAGLVAAFKEMSDVKH, from the coding sequence ATGAAGCTCGACGGCATCCTGCCCGCACCTTCGTGGGCCCAGGTGGGGGCAACCGCGCGGCGGATGGAGGAGTTGGGCTTCGACGGTCTGCTCACCTCAGAAGTGACCCAGGACCCGTTCCTGCCGTTGGCGCTGGCCGCAGCAACTACCGAGCGGTTAGACCTCGGGACCTCCATCGCGGTGGCGTTCCCGCGCAGCCCCATGCACCTTGCCCAAGTCGGACGCGACCTTCAGGCCAACTCCGGCGGCCGCTTCATCCTCGGGCTGGGCTCGCAGGTCAAGGCGCACGTCGAACGCCGATACAGCGCCTCGTTCGATCACCCGGCGGCCCGGATGCGCGAGATGGTGCTCGCGATCCGCGCGATCTGGGACTCCTGGGAGCACAGCACACCGCTGAAGTTCGAGGGCGAGTTCTTCCGCCACACGTTGATGACGCCGTTCTTCGACCCGGGCCCGAGCGGCCACGGACCGGCGCGGATCTTCGTCGCGGCCGTCGGGCCGCTGATGACCGAAGTCGCCGGCGAGGTCGCCGACGGCATGTTCGTGCACGGCTTCAGCACCGAACGCAACCTGCGCGAACTAACCCTGCCCGCATTGGAACGCGGCCTGCGCAAGTCCGGTCGCGACAGGGCTGACGTCGAGCTGTCGTACCCGCTGTTCGTGATCACCGGGGAGGACGAGGCCGAACTCGAGAAGGCCGACGCGGCGGTGCGCGAGCAAATCGCCTTCTACGCCGCTACGCCCTCCTACCGACCCGTCCTTGAACTGCACGGATGGGGCGCCATCCAACCGCAGATGCAGGCCCTGGCCAAGGACGGACGATGGAAGGAAATGGGCGCGCGACTGCCCACCGAACTTGTCGACGCCTTCGCGGTCCGGGGAGCGGTCGACGAGCTGCCTGCGACCATCTCGAAGCGCTACGGAGACATCATCGACCGGGTCTCGCTGTACGCCCCCTACCGACCCGAGCCGGAGCGTTGGGCTGGCCTCGTCGCCGCATTCAAGGAGATGTCCGATGTCAAGCACTGA
- a CDS encoding alpha/beta hydrolase-fold protein, with protein MKSLSILLRVLCLAVLAVGLSGVTLRAGLIGAAKAANFESLMVPSAAMGRDIPVAFLAGGPHAVYLLDAFNAAPDVSNWVTAGNAFNTLGGKGISVVAPAGGAYSMYTDWEEDGSKQWETFLSRELPDWLAANKALAPGGHGAVGASQGGYAAAALATFHPDRFRYAGSLSGFLAPERTGVDGAITAALKQGGADSDHMWGLPQLGRWKWHSPNQHIQQLVDNNVRLWVYSPGSGAPTDQAAMAGYGDIAQGTNATFYTHYRDVGGANGHFDLGRGGGNDWPTWGQQLGAMSGDLAANIR; from the coding sequence GTGAAAAGTCTGTCGATACTGCTTCGGGTTCTGTGCCTTGCCGTGCTGGCGGTCGGGTTGTCGGGCGTCACCTTGAGGGCCGGTTTGATCGGCGCGGCGAAGGCAGCGAATTTCGAGAGCCTGATGGTGCCATCGGCGGCAATGGGCCGCGATATTCCGGTGGCCTTCCTGGCCGGCGGCCCGCACGCGGTGTATCTGCTGGACGCGTTCAACGCGGCACCGGATGTCAGCAACTGGGTGACCGCGGGTAACGCGTTCAACACGCTGGGCGGTAAGGGGATCTCGGTGGTGGCACCGGCCGGCGGCGCATACAGCATGTACACCGATTGGGAGGAGGACGGCAGCAAGCAGTGGGAGACGTTTCTGTCTCGTGAGCTACCGGACTGGTTGGCCGCCAACAAGGCTCTGGCCCCTGGCGGCCACGGTGCCGTCGGTGCCTCGCAGGGCGGGTATGCGGCGGCGGCGCTGGCCACCTTCCATCCCGACCGATTCCGCTACGCCGGCTCACTGTCGGGATTCCTTGCCCCCGAGCGGACCGGAGTGGATGGGGCGATCACCGCAGCGCTCAAGCAAGGCGGCGCCGACAGCGACCACATGTGGGGCCTGCCTCAGCTGGGTCGCTGGAAGTGGCATTCTCCGAACCAGCACATCCAGCAGCTGGTGGACAACAACGTCCGGCTGTGGGTTTACAGCCCGGGAAGCGGGGCCCCGACTGATCAGGCCGCGATGGCCGGCTACGGCGATATCGCCCAAGGCACCAACGCTACGTTTTACACCCATTATCGAGACGTCGGCGGCGCCAACGGCCACTTCGACTTGGGTCGCGGTGGAGGCAACGACTGGCCGACGTGGGGGCAACAGCTAGGTGCAATGTCCGGCGATCTTGCGGCCAACATTCGCTAG